cattccctaggatgcgatcctttagactatcgtataggtcttagaaaattattttggatttagggcatttatttgtgtgattatttgatatgtttgacttttgtgttttttttgatTATTGACTATAAGTTTAGAATTTGTTTTGTGTGTTCTAGTAAAGATGGATGTAGAAAATCAGAACAACAATGAAAATCAGGGCAATAATGATGAAGGAGGAAACGTCTTTGACCAGCTGGCTGAAACTCTAGCTGTACTTGTGAATCAGCAACCGAAGCCCAACATCGTCTCTCAATTCAAGCGTTTGAACCCGCCAACTTTTGATGGAGCTACAGACCCGGCTATCGTTGAGATGTGGATCcaagagatggaaaaagctttcGGACTTCTGGGGAGCAATGAGGAACAGAAGGTGACCTTAGCTGTGTACCAATTGCAAGGAAGCGCTTACGACTGGTGGCTTATGGAAAAGAGGAAGAATGAGACGACAAATCTTGAAGAAAATCATGAACCGTACACTTGGGCAAAGTTCAAGAAGGCTTTAGAGGACAAGTACTTTCCGAGAACAGTTCGTCTGCAGAAAGAGAGGGACTTCATTCGACTTCAACAAGGTGGAAGAACCGTCATTGAATACGACGCAGAATTTGCAAAGCTTGCGAAGTACGCGTCGACCCTAGTAGCAGATGAGAGCAGTCGAGCACGAAGATTAGAGGAGGGACTTCGAAGTGACATCAGGAATTCAGTGGCGTCGTTTGAACTTCAGACGTACGAGGCTGTCCTCAACAAGGCGTTAGTGATCGAAAGGGGCTTGGCAGAATCTGAAAAGGCGTCTGGCAGTTGGAATAAGAGGCGGTTCACTCAAACTAGTGGGCAATCTTTTCAAGGGGGACCACTCAAGAAGCCACACGTGTACGATAACATCGGGGGTCAAGGTGATCGAGAGACGTGTACCAGGTGCGGCAAGAATCATCCGGACAAAGTCTGTCGTTGGAATACAGGTGCTTGTTTTCATTGCGGAGAAGTAGGACATAAGATTTCGAATTGTCCGCACAATCCGCCACCGCCACCAAGGAAGGAAGCAGATAACAAGATGGGCAAAGGACGTGTGTTTCAGCTGACAGGAAATGACAACTATCGCAATTAAGGTATGATTTCTTTTCTTTAGTgacttatttaatttatttatgttatgtgaatttggggaccaaattcttttaaggagggaagaatgtaaaattcgtaattttatttttaatttatttattagaaattagatattaatttgtctagataaatattttaaaattagaatattctgaaaacattttgtgcaaggtagttgatttgtgaaaagatttgttatttgtggaaataagtgtaagaataatttagaaaatcgaaatttttttagtttaggtaattgtgtgtatcaaatattttatttatggaatttacttggagaggttgtaaatctttaggaggaaatattattatttcctagttgagatatagggttttgtatcgttataaatacaccatattcgtattccttgtttttatcattaaaattcgtaggactttctcagcaaaaatcagctgtcttgtaaaattcgtagaaaattcatcgtaagtcagaattcagtgattctggacttttcagaaaggtcttttcgttatcttcagctttcgtgtttcgtgtttttcaagaaaatatcgtttagagggtcaaaaagagtaaattcagatctggtcaggctttgaggtaagtaccttttgacttacttttaaatttccgaaaagatatttcagttctgtttttaatttcatataagatataaaaactttgatttcgaaattataagatataagtatttgtgaattttagaacccagtctctacgttttcgaaccgttcgtaatttacgctatagttccggaactagccttagatacccttagtaggcgcacaagtgtgcaactttagatacctattaagggcgcgtaattattgaactttagatgccgaccactggcaaagtgtggtataaagaataagaataagaattagatgccggctactggcaaagtgtggccgtagatcaagactgtggtatttataagaattatcgtttcgttctgttttattctgctcagatctgttataaaatctgtactgttataaattctgctctgttctgttttaaattctgaattttaaaatataaaactttgggttggatttattttagaaaatgttttacaaaattattattgttttaagaaaaatcgttttatcaaaacacccattgtttttctgtttaaaagttagtcaatttgtacttgctgagctgtgtagctcaccccttttaacatttcaggttcggaatttggagcatattaagattaaggaatgagaactatgtggagatctgtgctgcttcgttttgtgctatttgaattagaataaagattttgtttttagagaataaatttaattatctgttagacaattattatcggatttgtggagctgcgtctctatttttatgattttgattattgagtttgaccgctgctttgaatttcgtgatctattagaattatcgagtaataatatattttatttttagttttcgatttagaatttaatagtccggaagtgcgggttgttacatattattctattatttttattataaatttataatcattatatatttatataaatattttaaaaatataatataactggataaataaaaatttaaaatattaatgggaactCGTGCATTACACGGGGTTTATGCTAGTAAACTATAAAATAATACTCCAAGTTGATTACCCTTAGCACGGGACCGATCGCACGGAACtggaattaaaattaaaattaaaattaacatTTATAGAAATTAAAATCTCATAAACCGGTGCAAAACATGatcaaaattaaaaaattaatataaaatattcaATTAAAACTTGTAAACAAATAAACCTAATAGGAAtgtataaaaaattattattaaattatttagtTAGCCATGTGTAGTTATGAAATCAGGTAGTTAGTTTTACTTGTTAAAAAAATCTAACAAGTTATCTTTTATTATTAATAGGattcttttataaaaaaattgtacaattattacataaattaaacatctttattatttaagataatttaatattatttaataattatttttttcaacAATATTGAATTATCAAATTTGTAATTAGAGAGAAATGAGCCTCTTTATAACTGCGAAATACAAATATATGGATCAAAGTTAAAATATTAATAACTaatattaaattgattatactataaataattaaattttatgagaatatataataaataaatactattaaattatgtagttaaaaacaatcaaataattataaaattccATAATGTAGTTGTCCTTATTTTACTTAGTTCTACAAATGTAGCGGGTTAACTTTGTTTCTAATACgattctgttatggataaaaaactagagTATACTAATTGTTAGAATAATGGTtcgtatatatttatatgtattgtATGCAGGATGTTTTTACgtattaattatattaaatttgTGGGTGGAGTGAAAATCAAGAAGCATAATTAAAATAGACCTCTACTACTTATACTAAAATAAGATAGGAATCAAAATAGGAGTCTTCTATTATCTATTATGGTTATATaaccaaaaaataagtgaaaccaaGTACCACTTGAAAGAAGGTTTTGCTTATTAATAAATgttatactatactataatagccggaatagagataatttggttcaacagtttggttcaacgataattccctaattttgattattacaaaaatagataaatagcgttatatatctaataaactactaaattattaaactactactaaatatagtatatttatcctactaaattacgaatacaacttatcctattattaaaagatataaataatagtgttatatatccgctaaactactaaattgttaaaccactagaaatagtctatttattctaataaattatgaccacatgttattctattatttttattataaatttataatcattatatatttatataaatattttaaaaatataatataactggataaataaaaatttaaaatattaatgggaactCGTGCATTACACGGGATTTATGCTAGTAAACTATAAAATAATACTCCAAGTTGATTACCCTTAGCACGGGACCGATCGCACAGAactgaaattaaaattaaaattaaaattaacatTTATAGAAATTAAAATCTCATAAACCGGTGCAAAACATGatcaaaattaaaaaattaatataaaatattcaATTAAAACTTGTAAACAAATAAACCTAATAGGAAtgtataaaaaataattattattaaattatttagtTAGCCATGTGTAGTTATGAAATTAGGTAGTTAGTTTTACTTGTTAAAAAAATCTAACAAGTTATCTTTTATTATTAATAGGAttcttttataaaataattgTACAATTATTACATAAATCAAACATCTTTGTTATTtaagataatttaatattatttaataattatttttttcaacAATATTGAATTATCAAATTTGTAATTATAGAGAAATGAGCCTCTTTATACCTGCGAAATACAAAAATATGGATCAAAGTTAAAATATTAATAACTaatattaaattgattatactataaataattaaattttatgagaatatataataaataaatactattaaattatgtagttaaaaacaatcaaataattataaaattccACAATGTAGTTGTCCTTATTTTACTTAGTTCTACAATTGTAGCGGGTTAACTTTGTTTCTAATACgattctgttatggataaaaaactagagTATACTAATTGCTGtgtttattgctaaggttcgagagctcaagacctttaatggatgctctcgtatttcgtagcttaactttgtctttacgagatgcctacgtatctctgtgaattagagaatcaagccaaaaaacgtagttctaatttgtggggtgaggccccttatatagatgttgggagttcTTGAATTGGatttgggttaggagacttggtggacaagtcttgGAATTAGAATGAattttggagtcctaggaagtaggaagctgattccttatcccattaggttccttggaggccaatctacaaggatttatatccccaccaggactcatcttaatagctatttttctcccttattaattaattacgaaattaattgatattcagggttttgggctttctttgttccatcaagcctgatctggtccatcagcCCTGAccaatgtgttaacctttttggtctgaatgtcatacatcgTCTTATTGGGCCTTATAGCCCAATTCacgtgtaattaatgcaatattaattacgtaatcaggatttatttactccctatcatttgcccctcaacttttgggaaacagtggcttggtttcgcagaagttaagtttacttgttcccttacagggtatcgtttttgcgtaaagtgtggagcgacctacacatttacaacgatttgctttcatccctattatttaggaattatcttaatttcccgGAATTTTCTctgaattctgggatttttttctttaattttgggatttttccttatttttctggatttttcccttaattctgggattttttcctttaattctgggatttttccttatttttatggatttttcccttaattctgggatttttcctttaattaagggattttccttatttttatggatttttcccttaattatgggatttttccttatttttatggatttttcccttaattctgggatttttccttatttttatggattttccccttaattctggaattttttcctttaattctgggatttttcctttaattatgggatttttccttatttttctggatttttcccttaattctgggatttttcctcatttttctggattttttcctttaaTTATAGCTTAAAATCGAGCAGGGGACATACCAAAttgatcaggaatcctggtcgaaatcgaccaggatcctgatcgaacttaCTGTGATATTGTCACTCTAGTCGATTGAATCGTCGATCAGGATTTatgcaaaatcgatcaggatcctgatcgaactagctcacaAAACACCACTCTAATCGATGAAATCTTGGATCAGGATTTTTGCAaaatcgatcaggactctgatcgaactaagtaaCTTTTTACCCTTATAATCGAATAAAATATCGATCAGGGTTCTTTCCTTTGTCGAACAGGGTTCCGATCGaactaagtggctttttaccctttacatcgaatgaaatatcgatcagggttcttccctttgtcgatcaggactctgatcgagctaagtggctttttaccctttagatcgaatgaaatatcgatcagggttcttacctttgtcgatcaggactctgatcgaactaagtggctttttaccctttAGATCGAATGAAATATCAATCAGGGTTCCTAccttttgtcgatcaggactctgatcgaaccatttcttcaaaattctggtcgatttttgactcTTCAGTTTCCATTCCCGCTTCTAGAATACCCCTGAAACTTTCCTATAGTGGGCTTTCCTCAAATTGGGCCCGAAAGtatgggcctaaaaacgcctcgtattccgagcttttcgcctataaaAGAGAGTGAGAAgcgagaatcctcacttcacttctcatttctcaacTTTTCTCTCAAAAACTCTCTCAAATTTCTCTCAAGTTTCCTCTCTTAgaaaggcgatttccggcgacctcagccaccgtagctccaccaccttcaagtttttatgggtttcaagccttcatcCGAAGAATATCAATGGCAGATCGTGATCTAGCTCAtttggggaagatgaacacttccAAGAGAGGTACTGCCATTCAAATCCAATCTCCGTACACTTCTTTAATAGATATGATAAACactagaggtgatgaatatccctctttaTCTGAATTAGATTCATACAACCATGGTAACACTTTCCACGAGTTTGAGGGTAGGATTGAGTCCATGAACACCACGTATAAATTCCACCCCACCTTAGAATTACCCCAGCCGCCCTtggggataggacatgtaactgggagggggcactttgtttatttatcgaggagccctgaccgcgggtcttaggttctcatttcacgaatttattcctcaTTTACTTGCAGACGTaaaaatcaacccttgtcaactccttcctaatgcatggaggaatattatctgttttatggttctgtgtcttagaaacaattttcctctttccgtagctgtctttaggaaagtttttcaattttataacaGTTCCATCGgtcaaccgggctgggttttaattcgtcaacggcccaaaatttCCCATATTTTTGATAGaaactctatagtcgagaacaaccctaaatggagggatgagtttgttaggctgacctgggctgggggtgattgggccacactcttccgtaggcccttttgcaaagtgtcagatgggagtcctggtagcatcaggttaactgatgaggaggaggtgacATATCAAGCCCTCATTTCAGATGACGGAAAAACAGATActtggactcttttagaggagttctcgtTGAAGAAAGTTGGACTTTCTCatgccagtgataagggtaactcTACCTGCGCATCTATTTTACTACTTCTTTTATTGCAACTCTATTATTTCCAGAATTTTAatacttttcttctctttctttcagcttgtgaggccaTTAACAATATCAACAGGCTTAAGGAGGGGGAATCCGGCCGCTAGAAGAGGGCCAAGATGAACAGGGATCCCAGGGGCAAGCCTGATGCCCCCACCTTCCTTAGGCCCCACGTCCCTGTTGTAGAGTCGGGggatgatgtggatcctccacttaaggcacactcctttaggcctaactggggctttaggagaagtgacacggtggttggatccaccaaacatgtCAAGGACTAGTCGTACCactccatcactccccacgacttcactgacatcgtcacggggagtgacattgagaccatcgagcttctgggttctcaggcCCAAGTTGCGGTAACATACTACTCCTTTCTTTTTTAATTTCGAACTTT
This genomic interval from Apium graveolens cultivar Ventura chromosome 8, ASM990537v1, whole genome shotgun sequence contains the following:
- the LOC141680427 gene encoding uncharacterized protein LOC141680427, which codes for MDVENQNNNENQGNNDEGGNVFDQLAETLAVLVNQQPKPNIVSQFKRLNPPTFDGATDPAIVEMWIQEMEKAFGLLGSNEEQKVTLAVYQLQGSAYDWWLMEKRKNETTNLEENHEPYTWAKFKKALEDKYFPRTVRLQKERDFIRLQQGGRTVIEYDAEFAKLAKYASTLVADESSRARRLEEGLRSDIRNSVASFELQTYEAVLNKALVIERGLAESEKASGSWNKRRFTQTSGQSFQGGPLKKPHVYDNIGGQGDRETCTRCGKNHPDKVCRWNTGACFHCGEVGHKISNCPHNPPPPPRKEADNKMGKGRVFQLTGNDNYRN